In Burkholderia sp. GAS332, one DNA window encodes the following:
- a CDS encoding phosphoribosyl-ATP pyrophosphatase: MTQSTHSTEPASSTKDTLLRLAAIIDGRKGGDPDVSYVSRLFHKGDDAILKKIGEEATEVVLAAKDARHGGAPKALVGEVADLWFHCLVMLSHFDLNPADVLAELERREGLSGIEEKALRKSREREQNGD; this comes from the coding sequence ATGACGCAATCCACGCACTCCACGGAACCCGCTTCGTCCACCAAGGACACGCTGCTGCGCCTCGCGGCCATCATCGACGGCCGCAAGGGCGGCGACCCGGACGTCTCGTACGTGTCACGCCTGTTCCACAAAGGCGATGACGCGATTCTCAAGAAGATCGGCGAAGAAGCCACCGAAGTCGTGTTGGCCGCCAAAGATGCGCGTCACGGCGGCGCGCCGAAGGCGCTGGTCGGCGAAGTGGCGGACCTGTGGTTTCACTGCCTGGTCATGCTGTCGCACTTCGACCTGAATCCGGCGGACGTGCTTGCCGAACTCGAGCGCCGGGAAGGCCTGTCGGGCATTGAGGAAAAGGCGCTGCGCAAGAGCCGCGAGCGGGAGCAGAACGGCGACTGA
- a CDS encoding Uncharacterized membrane protein produces the protein MEQSQGNYPPPVYRNAIEPERERSLRTLTHVLYALYAVHWLTGGLTILIAIIINYVKRPDVVGTPYEAHFEWQIRSFWMALAGYAIGGVLLFVVIGIPVLWAVSIWMLYRIIKGWLYLYDNKPFANPRAWF, from the coding sequence ATGGAACAGTCGCAAGGAAATTATCCGCCGCCGGTTTACCGCAACGCGATCGAGCCGGAGCGCGAACGCAGTCTGCGCACGCTCACGCATGTGCTGTACGCGCTGTATGCGGTTCATTGGCTGACGGGCGGCCTGACGATTCTGATCGCGATCATCATCAACTACGTGAAACGGCCCGATGTCGTGGGCACGCCTTACGAAGCGCATTTCGAGTGGCAGATCCGCTCGTTCTGGATGGCCTTGGCAGGCTATGCGATTGGCGGCGTCCTGCTGTTCGTGGTGATCGGTATTCCGGTTCTGTGGGCCGTCAGTATCTGGATGTTGTACCGTATTATCAAAGGCTGGCTGTATCTGTACGATAACAAGCCGTTTGCGAATCCGCGTGCCTGGTTTTGA
- a CDS encoding Sec-independent protein translocase TatC, whose translation MSDPQQTQDEGTEETFISHLVELRDRIIRAGLAVIVVFIGLVYWAPDIFRLLARPLMQNLPKDGKMIVTDVTGSFFVPMKVTMMVAFVIALPVVLYQIWAFVAPGLYQHEKKLVGPLVGSSYTLFLCGMAFAYFVVFPTIFRVMAHYNAPLGAEMNTDIDNYLSFVLTMFLAFGVTFEVPIVVVLLVRMNVLTIKKLKEIRPYVIVGAFVISAVVTPPDVFSQLILAIPLIVLYEAGIIAARLIVGKQKPVVADDRPPN comes from the coding sequence GTGAGCGACCCCCAGCAAACCCAGGACGAAGGCACTGAAGAGACCTTCATTTCCCACCTCGTTGAATTGCGCGACCGTATCATCCGCGCCGGCCTTGCCGTCATCGTGGTGTTTATCGGGCTCGTGTATTGGGCCCCGGACATCTTCCGGCTGCTGGCGCGGCCCTTGATGCAGAATCTGCCGAAGGACGGCAAGATGATCGTCACCGACGTCACCGGCTCGTTCTTCGTGCCGATGAAGGTGACCATGATGGTCGCCTTCGTGATTGCGCTGCCGGTCGTGCTGTACCAGATCTGGGCGTTCGTCGCGCCGGGTCTGTACCAGCATGAGAAGAAGCTGGTCGGGCCGCTGGTGGGTAGCAGCTACACGCTGTTCCTGTGCGGCATGGCGTTCGCGTACTTCGTGGTGTTTCCGACCATCTTCCGCGTGATGGCGCACTACAACGCGCCGCTCGGCGCGGAGATGAACACCGATATCGACAACTATCTGAGCTTCGTGCTGACCATGTTCCTCGCGTTCGGGGTGACGTTCGAAGTGCCGATTGTCGTGGTGTTGCTGGTCCGCATGAACGTGCTGACCATCAAGAAACTCAAGGAAATCCGTCCGTATGTGATCGTGGGCGCGTTCGTGATTTCGGCGGTGGTGACGCCGCCGGACGTGTTTTCGCAGCTGATTCTGGCGATTCCACTGATCGTGCTGTACGAGGCGGGGATCATTGCGGCGCGGTTGATTGTCGGCAAGCAGAAACCCGTGGTTGCCGACGACAGGCCGCCGAATTGA
- a CDS encoding serine protease DegQ, producing the protein MLRRFWLFFAQAVTVLLALMFIIATLKPQWLQRQGQFGKQLAEPIVALREVAPGIGTGPAQASYADAAQKAMPAVVNVFSSKDGSLPPDPRAKDPLFRYFFGDKNKGKQQEQQPASNLGSGVIVSSEGYILTNQHVVDGADQIEIALADGRTTNAKVIGVDPETDLAVLKVNMTNLPTITLGRMDQTRVGDVVLAIGNPFGVGQTVTMGIVSALGRNHLGINTFENFIQTDAAINPGNSGGALVDVNGNLLGINTAIYSRSGGSLGIGFAIPVSTARSVLESIITTGSVTRGWIGVEPQDVTPEIAESFGLEQKSGAIVAGVLKNGPADRAGIKPGDILVSVNGQEITDTTRLLNVIAQIKPGTDAKVHLVRKSREMDLDVTIGKRPPPPKQPAEDNGGGDQDDDGG; encoded by the coding sequence ATGCTTAGACGCTTTTGGCTGTTCTTTGCCCAAGCGGTGACCGTGCTGTTGGCGCTGATGTTCATCATTGCGACCCTCAAACCGCAGTGGCTCCAGCGTCAAGGGCAATTCGGCAAGCAACTCGCCGAACCGATCGTCGCCCTTCGGGAAGTGGCGCCAGGCATCGGCACAGGCCCTGCACAGGCGTCCTATGCAGACGCCGCGCAAAAAGCCATGCCCGCGGTCGTCAATGTGTTCTCCAGCAAGGATGGCTCACTGCCGCCCGATCCGCGCGCGAAAGATCCGTTGTTCCGCTACTTCTTCGGCGACAAGAACAAAGGCAAGCAGCAGGAGCAGCAACCCGCGTCGAACCTCGGCTCAGGGGTGATAGTGAGTTCGGAAGGTTACATTCTAACGAACCAGCACGTCGTGGACGGCGCCGATCAGATCGAAATCGCGCTGGCCGATGGTCGCACCACCAATGCGAAGGTGATCGGCGTCGATCCTGAGACCGATCTGGCCGTGCTGAAGGTCAACATGACCAACCTGCCCACCATCACGCTCGGCCGCATGGACCAGACGCGCGTGGGCGACGTGGTGCTGGCAATCGGCAATCCGTTCGGCGTCGGCCAGACGGTGACCATGGGCATTGTCAGCGCGCTCGGGCGCAATCACCTCGGCATCAACACCTTCGAAAACTTCATTCAGACCGACGCGGCCATTAACCCGGGTAACTCGGGCGGCGCATTGGTCGACGTGAACGGCAACCTGCTCGGCATCAATACCGCCATCTATTCGCGCTCGGGCGGCTCGCTCGGCATCGGCTTTGCCATTCCTGTCTCGACCGCGCGCAGCGTGCTGGAGAGCATCATCACGACCGGCTCGGTTACGCGGGGCTGGATCGGTGTGGAGCCGCAGGACGTGACGCCGGAAATCGCCGAATCGTTTGGCCTCGAACAGAAGTCGGGCGCGATCGTCGCGGGTGTGCTGAAGAACGGGCCGGCCGACCGGGCGGGCATCAAGCCAGGCGACATCCTGGTGAGCGTGAACGGCCAGGAGATCACCGACACCACGCGGCTGTTGAATGTCATCGCACAGATCAAGCCGGGCACGGATGCGAAGGTTCACCTGGTGCGCAAGAGCCGCGAGATGGATCTGGACGTGACCATCGGTAAGCGTCCGCCTCCGCCGAAGCAACCGGCTGAGGACAATGGCGGCGGCGACCAGGACGATGACGGCGGTTGA
- a CDS encoding sec-independent protein translocase protein TatA — MGSLSIWHWLIVLLIVALVFGTKKLRNIGTDLGGAVKGFKEGMKEAETPAGDAQQQRELPRNGTVDVDAKEKTPRSGDYR; from the coding sequence ATGGGTTCGTTGAGCATTTGGCATTGGCTGATCGTGTTGCTGATCGTAGCGCTCGTGTTCGGCACGAAGAAGCTGCGCAATATCGGCACCGATCTGGGTGGCGCGGTGAAGGGTTTCAAGGAAGGCATGAAGGAAGCCGAAACGCCCGCAGGTGACGCGCAGCAGCAGCGCGAACTGCCGCGTAACGGCACCGTGGATGTGGATGCGAAGGAAAAGACGCCGCGTTCCGGCGATTACCGCTAA
- a CDS encoding histidine triad (HIT) family protein, with amino-acid sequence MSHDPNCLFCKIAAGEIPSTKVHEDEEFVAFRDIRPAAETHVLVIPRKHVATLSNCTESDAPLLGRMLVLVARLADQLGVAYSGGETGFRTVINTGPGGGQEVYHLHAHILAGPRPWHRMG; translated from the coding sequence ATGAGTCACGACCCAAACTGTCTTTTCTGCAAGATCGCCGCCGGCGAGATTCCGTCGACCAAAGTCCATGAAGACGAAGAGTTTGTTGCCTTCCGCGACATCCGTCCGGCAGCTGAAACGCATGTGCTGGTGATTCCCCGCAAGCACGTCGCCACGCTGTCGAATTGCACCGAAAGCGATGCACCGCTGCTTGGTAGAATGCTTGTTCTGGTGGCGCGTCTGGCCGACCAGCTGGGCGTGGCGTACAGCGGTGGCGAAACCGGTTTTCGCACGGTCATCAATACTGGGCCGGGCGGCGGGCAAGAGGTGTATCACCTGCACGCGCACATCCTTGCAGGGCCACGTCCGTGGCACCGAATGGGCTGA
- a CDS encoding imidazole glycerol phosphate synthase subunit hisF, whose protein sequence is MALAKRIIPCLDVTAGRVVKGVNFVELRDAGDPVEIARRYDDQGADELTFLDITATSDQRDLILPIIEAVASQVFIPLTVGGGVRAVEDVRRLLNAGADKISMNSSAVANPQLVRDATDKYGSQCIVVAIDAKRVSADGEPPRWEVFTHGGRKATGLEAVEWARKMAELGAGEILLTSMDRDGTKSGFDLALTRAVSDAVSIPVIASGGVGSLQHLADGIKSGHADAVLAASIFHYGEHTVGEAKRFMADQGISVRL, encoded by the coding sequence ATGGCTCTAGCTAAACGCATCATCCCCTGTCTCGACGTCACGGCTGGACGCGTGGTCAAGGGCGTCAACTTCGTCGAACTGCGCGACGCCGGCGACCCGGTAGAAATCGCGCGCCGCTACGACGATCAGGGCGCCGACGAACTGACCTTCCTCGACATCACGGCCACCTCCGATCAGCGCGATCTGATCCTGCCGATCATCGAAGCGGTCGCCTCCCAGGTGTTCATTCCGTTGACGGTCGGCGGCGGCGTGCGCGCGGTCGAAGACGTGCGGCGCCTGCTGAACGCGGGCGCGGACAAGATCAGCATGAACTCGTCGGCGGTCGCGAATCCGCAACTCGTGCGCGACGCGACGGACAAGTACGGCTCGCAATGCATCGTCGTCGCCATCGACGCGAAGCGCGTCTCCGCCGACGGCGAACCGCCGCGCTGGGAAGTCTTCACGCATGGCGGCCGCAAGGCCACCGGCCTGGAAGCCGTCGAATGGGCGCGCAAGATGGCCGAACTGGGTGCGGGTGAAATCCTGCTGACCAGCATGGACCGTGACGGCACCAAGAGCGGCTTCGATCTCGCGCTCACGCGGGCAGTGTCCGATGCGGTATCAATTCCAGTGATCGCCTCGGGCGGTGTCGGCTCGCTGCAGCATCTGGCCGACGGCATCAAGAGCGGCCACGCGGACGCGGTGCTGGCCGCCAGCATCTTCCACTACGGCGAACATACCGTGGGCGAGGCCAAGCGCTTCATGGCCGATCAAGGCATTTCGGTGAGGTTGTGA
- a CDS encoding ubiquinol-cytochrome c reductase iron-sulfur subunit has product MPTPFAQTSGGRSDVKEKSNSEVGRVMRDKEDERVDGSRRTWLIATTVAGGIGGVATVVPFVSSFAPSEKAKAAGAPVEVDISDLKPGDMKTVAWRGKPVWIINRTDRMLADVQKADNEVADPHTKNPFSMPLPEYCNNEFRSRTDHKNLFVAVAVCTHLGCTPTPRFQEGPQPNLPDDWPGGFLCPCHGSTYDMAGRVFKNKPAPQNLDIPPYMFTSATSLVIGKDEKGEA; this is encoded by the coding sequence ATGCCGACTCCATTCGCGCAAACTAGCGGCGGTAGAAGCGACGTGAAGGAAAAATCCAACTCAGAAGTGGGGCGTGTGATGCGAGACAAGGAAGATGAACGCGTCGACGGCAGCCGCCGTACCTGGCTGATAGCGACGACCGTAGCAGGTGGCATAGGAGGCGTTGCCACTGTCGTACCCTTTGTTAGTTCGTTTGCACCATCTGAAAAGGCCAAGGCAGCAGGTGCCCCGGTCGAAGTCGATATTAGTGATCTCAAGCCCGGTGACATGAAGACCGTCGCCTGGCGCGGTAAGCCGGTGTGGATCATCAATCGCACCGACAGAATGCTCGCCGATGTCCAGAAAGCCGATAACGAAGTAGCGGACCCCCACACCAAGAATCCTTTTTCGATGCCGTTGCCGGAGTACTGCAACAACGAATTCCGTTCACGCACCGACCACAAGAACCTTTTCGTCGCCGTCGCCGTATGCACCCATCTGGGCTGTACGCCGACGCCGCGCTTCCAGGAGGGGCCGCAGCCCAATCTTCCAGACGACTGGCCAGGCGGCTTCCTGTGCCCTTGCCACGGCTCGACCTATGATATGGCCGGCCGCGTCTTCAAGAACAAACCTGCGCCGCAGAACCTCGACATCCCGCCTTATATGTTCACGTCGGCCACCAGCCTCGTGATCGGCAAGGACGAGAAAGGAGAAGCGTAA
- a CDS encoding sec-independent protein translocase protein TatB — MLDLGLTKMALIGVVALVVLGPERLPRVARTAGALFGRAQRYINDVKAEVTREIELDELRRMKTEFEAAASNVETSVQDNLRKHETELNDAWNSGTSVSPSIAGGALEDVSNSPWQTSTPPAGPKRKNWRVKQTAMPTWYKRATTRRTRVQSGAARVARHTPASMRRQTRFF, encoded by the coding sequence ATGCTGGACCTCGGTCTAACCAAGATGGCGCTGATCGGCGTCGTCGCGCTAGTCGTACTCGGGCCTGAGCGCCTGCCTCGCGTCGCCCGCACGGCCGGCGCGCTGTTCGGCCGCGCGCAGCGGTATATCAATGACGTGAAGGCCGAAGTCACCCGCGAAATCGAACTCGACGAATTGCGTCGCATGAAAACCGAGTTCGAAGCGGCGGCGAGCAACGTCGAAACCTCCGTTCAGGACAATCTGCGCAAGCATGAAACCGAACTGAACGACGCGTGGAATAGCGGCACGTCGGTGTCGCCGAGCATTGCCGGCGGCGCGCTCGAAGATGTCAGCAATTCGCCGTGGCAGACCAGCACGCCACCGGCAGGCCCCAAACGCAAGAACTGGCGCGTCAAGCAGACGGCCATGCCCACCTGGTACAAGCGGGCCACCACGCGCCGCACGCGCGTGCAGTCGGGTGCGGCACGCGTGGCACGGCATACGCCGGCCAGCATGCGTCGTCAGACGCGGTTCTTCTGA
- a CDS encoding ubiquinol-cytochrome c reductase cytochrome b subunit, with translation MAIDHEVETTGLVGWIDRRFPMTSTWKKHVSEYYAPKNFNFWYFFGSLALLVLVNQIVTGIFLTMNYKPDSTLAFASVEYIMREVPWGWLIRYMHSTGASMFFVVVYLHMFRGLLYGSYRKPRELVWVFGCAIFLCLMAEAFFGYLLPWGQMSFWGAQVIVNLFSAIPFIGPDLSLWIRGDYVVSDVTLNRFFAFHVIAIPLVLIGLVVAHLVALHEVGSNNPDGIEIKAKKGPDGIPLDGIPFHPYYSVHDFMGVTVFLFIFAAIIFFAPEMGGYFLEANNFIPANPLQTPQEIAPVWYFTAFYAMLRATTDPFKIVLMIIVALLGLYSLVRARGKWKLGLPVLAVLVVLAMAFTESKFWGVVVMGGAVISLFFLPWLDRSPVKSIRYRPFFHKVFYGIFVLAFLTLGFLGTKPPSPASTLIAQICALIYFAFFLGMPVWTRLGTFKQPPERVRFKPH, from the coding sequence ATGGCGATCGACCACGAAGTAGAGACAACCGGGCTGGTTGGCTGGATCGACCGGCGCTTCCCCATGACGTCCACGTGGAAGAAGCACGTTTCCGAGTACTACGCGCCGAAGAACTTCAACTTCTGGTACTTCTTCGGTTCGCTCGCGCTGCTGGTGCTGGTCAATCAGATCGTCACCGGCATTTTCCTCACGATGAACTACAAGCCCGACTCGACGCTCGCGTTCGCGTCGGTCGAGTACATCATGCGCGAGGTGCCGTGGGGCTGGCTGATCCGCTATATGCACTCCACGGGCGCGTCGATGTTCTTTGTCGTCGTGTATCTGCATATGTTCCGTGGGCTGCTGTACGGCTCGTACCGCAAGCCGCGCGAACTGGTGTGGGTGTTCGGCTGCGCGATCTTTCTGTGCCTGATGGCCGAGGCGTTCTTCGGCTACCTGCTGCCGTGGGGCCAGATGTCGTTCTGGGGCGCGCAGGTGATCGTGAACCTGTTCTCGGCGATTCCGTTCATTGGGCCGGACTTGTCGCTGTGGATTCGCGGCGACTATGTCGTCTCGGACGTCACGCTGAACCGCTTCTTCGCGTTCCACGTGATCGCGATTCCGCTGGTGCTGATCGGCCTCGTGGTCGCTCACCTGGTGGCGCTGCATGAAGTGGGCTCGAACAACCCCGACGGCATCGAGATCAAGGCGAAGAAGGGCCCGGACGGTATCCCGCTCGACGGTATTCCGTTCCACCCGTACTACTCCGTGCACGATTTCATGGGCGTGACGGTGTTCCTGTTCATCTTCGCGGCGATCATCTTCTTCGCACCGGAGATGGGCGGGTATTTCCTCGAAGCGAATAACTTCATTCCCGCCAATCCGCTGCAAACGCCGCAGGAAATTGCGCCGGTGTGGTATTTCACCGCCTTCTATGCGATGTTGCGGGCCACTACCGACCCGTTCAAGATCGTCCTGATGATTATCGTCGCGCTGCTTGGCCTCTATTCGCTGGTGCGCGCGCGCGGCAAGTGGAAGCTTGGCTTGCCGGTGCTCGCGGTGCTGGTGGTGCTGGCCATGGCGTTCACCGAATCGAAGTTCTGGGGTGTGGTGGTGATGGGCGGCGCGGTGATCTCGCTGTTCTTCCTGCCATGGCTCGACCGCTCGCCGGTGAAGTCGATCCGTTACCGGCCGTTTTTTCACAAAGTGTTCTACGGGATCTTCGTACTTGCATTCCTGACGTTGGGCTTCCTCGGCACCAAACCGCCGTCGCCCGCCTCGACGTTGATTGCCCAGATCTGTGCGCTGATCTACTTCGCGTTTTTCCTCGGCATGCCCGTCTGGACGCGGCTTGGCACGTTCAAGCAGCCGCCCGAGCGGGTGCGGTTCAAGCCCCACTAA
- a CDS encoding ubiquinol-cytochrome c reductase cytochrome c1 subunit, which yields MKKLLSTCALIGATLLAVLAGPAHADENFPLDRAPDNAENFASLQHGAQLFVNYCLNCHSANLMRYSRLTDLGIAPSEIQSNLLFTTDKIGNTMTVAMRPDDAKAWFGASPPDLSVEARARGKDWLYTYLRSFYRDNTRPTGWNNLVYENVSMPHVLWQLQGQRTAKFGDEVDEKTGETVHKFVGYEQVTPGTMSPVDYDSAVADLVSYLSWMSEPTQKTRKQLGVWVLLFLGVLSFFAWRLNAAYWKDIK from the coding sequence ATGAAAAAACTGCTTTCGACGTGCGCGCTGATCGGCGCGACACTGCTCGCGGTGCTGGCCGGCCCGGCGCACGCGGACGAGAATTTCCCTCTCGACCGCGCGCCCGATAACGCAGAGAATTTCGCTTCGTTGCAGCACGGCGCGCAATTGTTTGTAAACTATTGCCTGAATTGCCACAGCGCGAATCTGATGCGCTACAGCCGACTGACCGACCTCGGCATTGCGCCGAGCGAAATTCAGTCGAACCTGCTGTTCACCACAGATAAAATCGGCAACACCATGACCGTGGCAATGCGCCCGGATGACGCGAAAGCGTGGTTCGGCGCGAGTCCGCCGGATTTGTCGGTAGAAGCGCGGGCGCGTGGCAAGGACTGGCTGTACACGTATCTGCGCAGCTTCTATCGCGACAATACGCGGCCGACCGGCTGGAACAATCTGGTGTATGAAAACGTGAGCATGCCTCACGTGCTGTGGCAGCTTCAGGGGCAACGTACCGCGAAGTTCGGTGACGAAGTCGATGAAAAAACAGGTGAAACGGTACACAAATTTGTTGGCTACGAACAGGTCACGCCGGGGACGATGTCGCCGGTAGATTATGATTCTGCTGTGGCCGACCTCGTGTCGTACCTGTCATGGATGTCCGAACCGACGCAGAAAACCCGCAAACAGCTTGGCGTGTGGGTGCTGCTGTTCCTCGGGGTCCTGAGCTTTTTCGCTTGGCGACTGAACGCCGCGTACTGGAAAGATATCAAATAA
- a CDS encoding 1-(5-phosphoribosyl)-5-[(5-phosphoribosylamino)methylideneamino] imidazole-4-carboxamide isomerase, giving the protein MLLIPAIDLKDGHCVRLKQGDMDQATIFSEEPAAMARHWVDRGARRLHLVDLNGAFAGKPKNEDAIRAIIEEVGGEIPVQLGGGIRDLNTIERYLDDGLSYVIIGTAAVKNPGFLQDACTAFGGHIIVGLDAKDGKVATDGWSKLTGHEVADLARKFEDYGCESIIYTDIGRDGMLQGINIEATVRLARAVKIPVIASGGLSNLADIESLCEVEDEGIEGVICGRAIYSGDLDFTAAQTLADRLRESDDA; this is encoded by the coding sequence ATGCTGCTGATTCCCGCCATCGACCTGAAAGATGGTCACTGTGTACGCCTCAAACAGGGCGATATGGACCAGGCGACGATATTTTCCGAGGAACCGGCGGCGATGGCCCGGCATTGGGTCGATCGCGGCGCCCGCCGTCTGCACCTCGTCGACCTGAATGGCGCGTTCGCCGGCAAGCCGAAAAATGAAGACGCGATTCGCGCGATCATCGAGGAAGTAGGGGGCGAGATTCCCGTCCAGCTGGGCGGCGGCATCCGTGACCTGAACACCATCGAGCGCTATCTGGACGACGGTTTGTCGTACGTCATCATCGGCACGGCTGCGGTGAAGAATCCGGGCTTTCTGCAGGATGCGTGCACGGCCTTCGGCGGCCATATCATCGTCGGTCTGGATGCGAAAGACGGCAAGGTTGCCACCGACGGCTGGAGCAAGTTGACCGGCCATGAAGTGGCGGATCTCGCGCGCAAGTTCGAGGACTACGGCTGCGAGTCGATCATCTACACGGACATCGGCCGCGACGGCATGCTGCAGGGCATCAACATCGAAGCGACGGTGCGTCTCGCGCGCGCGGTGAAGATTCCGGTGATCGCGAGCGGCGGTCTGTCGAACCTTGCGGATATCGAGTCGCTGTGCGAAGTCGAGGACGAAGGCATCGAAGGCGTGATCTGCGGCCGGGCAATCTACTCGGGCGATCTGGACTTCACGGCGGCCCAGACCCTCGCGGACCGGCTGCGCGAATCGGACGACGCGTAA
- a CDS encoding dinuclear metal center protein, YbgI/SA1388 family, with amino-acid sequence MDRIELELYLNNLLETARFKDYCPNGLQVEGRRRVNKLATGVTASVAFLEAALDWGADAVLVHHGYFWRNEAPQITGRKHARLKLLIANDLNLFAYHLPLDDHPEFGNNAQIGEKMGWISDARFGENDLGWLATFPMPITLAHFTAQVEQTLGRTPLVFGDPDRELRRVGWCTGAAQGMFEAAINAGADVYLTGEVSESVMHTSAESGVAFLAAGHHATERFGVQAVGKHLSEQFDIEHLFIDIPNPV; translated from the coding sequence ATGGATCGGATCGAACTTGAATTGTACTTGAACAATCTTCTTGAAACCGCGCGCTTCAAGGACTATTGCCCCAATGGATTGCAGGTGGAAGGGCGCCGCCGCGTCAATAAGCTCGCGACCGGCGTGACCGCTTCGGTGGCCTTCCTCGAGGCCGCGCTCGACTGGGGCGCGGACGCGGTGCTGGTCCATCACGGCTACTTCTGGCGCAACGAAGCGCCGCAGATCACCGGGCGCAAACATGCGCGGCTGAAGCTGCTGATCGCCAACGACCTGAACCTGTTCGCCTATCACCTGCCGCTCGACGACCATCCCGAGTTCGGCAACAACGCGCAGATCGGCGAGAAGATGGGCTGGATCAGCGACGCGCGCTTCGGCGAGAACGATCTCGGCTGGCTCGCCACGTTTCCGATGCCGATCACGCTCGCGCACTTCACGGCGCAAGTCGAGCAGACGCTCGGCCGCACACCGCTCGTGTTCGGCGACCCGGATCGCGAACTGCGCCGCGTGGGCTGGTGCACGGGCGCGGCGCAAGGTATGTTCGAGGCCGCGATCAATGCCGGCGCTGACGTCTACCTGACCGGCGAAGTGTCGGAGTCGGTGATGCACACCTCGGCGGAAAGCGGTGTCGCCTTCCTTGCCGCCGGCCATCATGCTACCGAGCGCTTCGGCGTGCAGGCGGTGGGCAAGCATCTGTCCGAGCAGTTCGATATCGAACACCTGTTTATCGATATCCCCAATCCCGTTTGA
- a CDS encoding RNA polymerase-associated protein — MMVLYSGTTCPFSQRCRLVLFEKGMDFEIRDVDLFNKPEDIAVMNPYGQVPILVERDLILYESNIINEYIDERFPHPQLMPADPVQRARARLFLLNFEKELFVHVGTLENEKGKAAEKNHEKARLAIRDRLTQLAPIFLKNKYMLGEEFSMLDVAIAPLLWRLDHYGIELSKNAAPLMKYAERIFSRPAYIEALTPSEKVMRR, encoded by the coding sequence ATGATGGTTCTGTATTCCGGCACAACTTGCCCGTTCTCCCAGCGCTGCCGGCTGGTGTTGTTCGAAAAGGGCATGGACTTCGAGATCCGCGACGTCGACCTGTTTAACAAGCCGGAAGACATCGCCGTGATGAATCCGTATGGTCAGGTGCCGATTCTCGTCGAACGGGACCTGATTCTGTACGAATCGAACATCATCAACGAGTACATCGACGAGCGCTTCCCGCACCCGCAACTGATGCCGGCCGATCCGGTTCAGCGCGCCCGCGCCCGCCTGTTCCTGCTCAACTTCGAAAAGGAACTGTTCGTCCACGTCGGCACGCTCGAAAACGAAAAGGGCAAAGCCGCTGAGAAGAATCACGAGAAGGCACGTCTCGCGATCCGCGATCGCCTGACCCAGCTCGCACCGATCTTCCTGAAGAACAAGTACATGCTCGGCGAAGAGTTCTCGATGCTCGACGTCGCGATCGCGCCGTTGCTGTGGCGTCTGGACCACTACGGCATCGAGCTGTCGAAGAACGCTGCACCGCTGATGAAGTACGCCGAGCGCATTTTCAGCCGCCCGGCTTATATCGAAGCGCTGACGCCTTCGGAAAAGGTGATGCGTCGTTGA
- a CDS encoding phosphoribosyl-AMP cyclohydrolase gives MVNPSAAEWLDKVRWDANGLVPVIAQEASTNDVLMFAWMNRDALAKTIETGRAVYFSRSRQRLWFKGEESGHVQHVHEVRLDCDEDVVLLKVEQVSGIACHTGRHSCFFQKFEGTVDDGGWVAVDPVLKDPEHIYK, from the coding sequence GTGGTGAATCCCTCGGCAGCAGAGTGGCTCGACAAGGTCAGGTGGGACGCGAACGGCCTCGTGCCGGTGATCGCGCAGGAAGCGTCGACCAACGACGTGCTGATGTTCGCGTGGATGAACCGCGACGCATTGGCGAAAACCATTGAAACCGGCCGCGCGGTGTATTTCTCACGCTCGCGCCAGCGCTTGTGGTTCAAGGGCGAAGAGTCCGGCCACGTGCAGCATGTGCATGAAGTGCGGCTCGATTGCGACGAAGACGTCGTGCTGCTGAAGGTCGAGCAGGTGTCGGGCATCGCGTGTCACACCGGCCGCCACTCGTGCTTTTTCCAGAAATTCGAAGGCACGGTTGACGATGGCGGCTGGGTCGCCGTCGATCCCGTGCTGAAAGATCCCGAACACATCTACAAATGA